Proteins encoded within one genomic window of Arachis ipaensis cultivar K30076 chromosome B08, Araip1.1, whole genome shotgun sequence:
- the LOC107612116 gene encoding uncharacterized protein LOC107612116, with the protein MNNDHAAYSQKKKKRKKRERRKERWGTEGREEREWGEERETAPVGITATVAVVVPSGGRSERASTELREQRSRAAAAPCLANHCRVVSIAVLAGSCHSHCPRREVRRRCCRCQRRRPWVRQRREIWEEGRIRTCPTTAHSCRSYRRPSSSNPPPLKLLAATSDRASAAGERCCHRKPPLKPVYVGNCRRNPCLLGLGSGICASKLRLLLNHRSFGECRSCRLIGSEGHCCFVSREKCCCRDS; encoded by the exons ATGAATAACGA CCACGCAGCATATTcacagaagaaaaaaaaaagaaagaaaagagaaagaaggaaagagagaTGGGGGACCGAAGGAAGAGAAGAAAGGGAGtggggagaagagagggagacG GCGCCGGTGGGCatcactgccaccgtcgccgTCGTTGTGCCGTCGGGAGGGAGATCTGAGAGAGCGAGCACAGAGTTGAGGGAGCAGAGAAGCCGCGCCGCCGCTGCACCATGCCTCGCGAACCATTGCCGCGTTGTGTCTATCGCCGTCCTCGCAGGCTCCTGTCACAGCCACTGTCCCCGCCGCGAAGTCCGTCGCCGTTGCTGCAGGTGTCAACGCCGTCGCCCATGGGTGAGGCAGAGGAGAGAGATCTGGGAGGAAGGGAGGATCAGGACCTGTCCAACCACCGCGCACAGTTGCCGCTCCTATCGCCGGCCATCCTCATCAAATCCGCCGCCTCTGAAGCTTCTGGCCGCGACTTCTGACCGCGCCTCTGCCGCCGGAGAGCGCTGCTGCCACCGAAAACCGCCTTTGAAGCCTGTGTATGTTGGAAACTGCCGCCGGAACCCCTGTCTTCTTG GTTTGGGTTCTGGTATTTGCGCATCGAAATTAAGGTTGTTATTGAACCACCGGAGCTTCGGGGAGTGCCGGAGCTGCCGCCTGATTGGTTCAGAGGGTCATTGCTGCTTTGTTTCTCGTG AAAAGTGTTGTTGCCGCGATTCTTGA